Proteins encoded together in one Amblyomma americanum isolate KBUSLIRL-KWMA chromosome 1, ASM5285725v1, whole genome shotgun sequence window:
- the LOC144116224 gene encoding uncharacterized protein LOC144116224 — translation MVATLTKSKLDRQLAVLSKIAAEVICEAQSADTVAPDDMPIYPVKTQEELDILEPSTKDAATFATLVKTLGQIGGTDIRGTTRRVFRSLVSDDIAVQYNWTERKGNKRAGKLAIIRLVFAAVRVTRSAIDDEMARALADWLRFSNSRLTAAKASNSLTFACILMWQYKAAVFRSKHVVMLTGRNSLEYSYMGQFFRFLQAPGMQISPGIFFSQEKLLCICRVITENHELKAI, via the exons CAAGCTCGACAGGCAGCTAGCCGTACTTTCAAAAATAGCTGCGGAAGTCATCTGTGAAGCACAGTCTGCAGACACAGTTGCACCAGATGACATGCCTATATACCCGGTGAAGACACAGGAAGAACTTGATATCCTGGAACCAAGCACAAAAGATGCGGCAACCTTTGCTACACTA GTGAAGACTCTAGGCCAAATTGGTGGAACAGATATTCGCGGCACAACAAGGCGGGTGTTCAGAAGTTTAGTTTCTGATGATATTGCCGTTCAGTACAACTGgacagaaaggaaaggaaataaaagagcAGGAAAGCTGGCCATCATCCGCCTTGTATTCG CTGCTGTCCGTGTAACCCGCAGTGCAATAGATGACGAGATGGCACGAGCCCTTGCTGACTGGCTGCGCTTTAGCAACTCACGGCTCACTGCAGCCAAGGCAAGCAACAGTCTCACTTTTGCATGCATACTAATGTGGCAATATAAAGCAGCAGTCTTTAGAAGCAAACATGTTGTTATGCTGACTGGCAGAAACAGTTTGGAATATTCATATATGGGTCAATTTTTTCGGTTTTTGCAAGCTCCTGGTATGCAAATATcacctggcatttttttttcgcaagaaAAATTACTCTGCATTTGCAGAGTAATCACCGAGAACCACGAGCTCAAGGCCATCTAG
- the LOC144095998 gene encoding uncharacterized protein LOC144095998: MPWDSAHLIEKLKKMLDVSRQAVREGHEAVARLGQELLDQIEDNTQTRLKVYRQLENDSVIASGTNEVQLSSFSKSKIVPQLLKYEVKQHPDFKASSLGYIQACEAVPEDMGFACDYSAMTFSVGSSVRLVCTCTFSYYDHFLFMHLAVFVTSPSGEEVKTTNQDLENRSYMASFVPTATGVHVVRVTLYKQDILGSPLEVNVAKAFSLESILCSPRKAAASLEN; encoded by the exons atgccttgg GACTCGGCGCACCTGATTGAAAAGCTCAAGAAGATGCTCGACGTGAGCAGACAAGCTGTGAGGGAAGGCCATGAGGCTGTCGCGCGTCTGGGCCAGGAGCTTTTGGACCAAATTGAGGATAATACCCAAACGAGGCTTAAGGTGTATCGACAGCTCGAAAATGACAGCGTCATCGCCAGTGGCACTAATGAAGTGCAGCTTTCAAGCTTCTCAAAATCGAAAATCGTGCCGCAGCTTCTGAAATATGAGGTAAAGCAACACCCTGATTTTAAGGCCAGTTCTCTGGGCTACATTCAGGCTTGTGAAGCTGTACCTGAAGATATGGGGTTCGCTTGTGACTACAGTGCGATGACATTTTCCGTTGGATCCAGTGTGCGTCTGGTCTGCACTTGCACCTTCAGTTACTACGACCATTTCCTGTTCATGCACTTGGCTGTATTTGTGACCAGTCCATCAGGCGAAGAGGTGAAAACGACCAACCAGGACCTTGAAAATAGGTCTTACATGGCATCCTTCGTGCCCACAGCCACTGGCGTTCACGTTGTCCGCGTGACGCTCTACAAACAGGACATTCTGGGGAGCCCTCTCGAAGTGAATGTCGCCAAAGCTTTTTCTTTGGAATCCATTCTGTGTTCACCTCGGAAAGCTGCAGCGTCTTTGGAGAACTAG
- the Yip1d1 gene encoding yip1 domain-containing 1, with protein MSNYGPNQDFYYDWNNPPPVQQGYMYDTGSQHDFGAQQQFANFDYGAPSGGVSAPGYGNPSSYVGAGSPYTGSILTPDSSLGSYGSDDDFENEPPLLEELGINFDHILQKTLAVLNPMKDPDAAILQETDLAGPLVFCLAFGGFLLLTGKVHFGYIYGIGVLGCLAMYSLLNLMSASGISVGCTVSVLGYCLLPMVLLSGLSILFSLKGSLGTAVALAVVVWCALSASKLFVTALSMVHQQPLVLYPCALVYGVFALLTIF; from the coding sequence ATGTCAAATTATGGCCCTAATCAGGATTTTTACTATGACTGGAATAATCCACCGCCAGTCCAGCAAGGTTACATGTACGACACAGGCTCCCAGCATGACTTCGGGGCACAGCAGCAGTTTGCGAACTTCGACTACGGGGCACCCAGCGGGGGAGTGAGCGCGCCCGGGTACGGCAATCCGTCGAGCTACGTGGGAGCGGGATCGCCTTACACCGGTAGCATCTTGACGCCAGATTCCAGCTTGGGATCGTACGGATCGGACGACGACTTTGAGAACGAGCCGCCGCTGCTAGAAGAGTTGGGCATCAACTTCGACCACATATTGCAGAAGACGCTAGCAGTGTTGAACCCCATGAAGGACCCGGACGCGGCCATACTGCAGGAGACTGACCTGGCTGGACCCTTAGTCTTTTGCCTCGCGTTCGGAGGGTTCCTGCTGCTCACGGGCAAGGTGCACTTTGGCTACATCTACGGAATCGGTGTTCTTGGTTGCTTGGCCATGTATTCTCTGCTGAACCTGATGAGTGCGTCCGGTATCTCAGTAGGCTGCACGGTCAGCGTGCTGGGCTACTGCTTGCTCCCCATGGTCTTGCTCTCAGGCTTGTCCATCCTGTTCTCGCTGAAGGGCAGCCTGGGCACCGCCGTCGCACTGGCCGTCGTCGTTTGGTGCGCGCTGTCTGCGTCCAAGCTGTTTGTCACAGCGCTGAGCATGGTGCACCAGCAACCACTCGTCCTCTACCCCTGCGCCCTTGTGTACGGAGTATTTGCGCTCCTCACCATATTCTAG